The DNA segment GGGCGTGCCCGAACTGCGGGTACTACAAGGACCGCGAGGTCATCGCCGTCGGGGAGGAGGACTAGTTCGGCAGGCCCGGCGTGACGCGGCGCACCCGGAACACCAGCTGGCTGTTCGGCGCGATGAGCGCGAAGGTCAGCGTCAGACGGTACACCTGGTCGTCCACGCTCACCAGCCGGCCGTCGAACGTGGTCTGCAAAAGGGCGCGGTCGAGCGACTCGACGGGCCGCCCGACGAACTCGTTGGCGATGGCGCGGATCGCCCGCTCCAGGGCCACGCGTTGGTCGGGCTGTTTCACGTCGGTCACGATGTCGACCTGGTGGATCACGGGCGCCCGGAACTCGTTGACGCTCTCCTGCAAGCGGGAGAGCTGGTGACGGGCGTCTTCCAGCTGCAACGTGAGCGCGTCGTTTTGCAGAAGGAGCGCTTCCACGCGCCAGGCCGCCGCAGGCCAGGACAGCGCGGCCCCAAGGATCGCGCCGCACAGGAAAGCGCCCGCCACCCGCCGCCACAACGCGTTCACCGCACCCTCAATTCCGCGGCCCCACCATGGCCATCACCAGCAGGTAGGCGAGGTCCGCGCCCAGGAACGCGCACAGGACGTACAATCCCTGCCGGACCAGCGGCCCCAGCTGCCCTTGGAAAAGGCCGATGTCCAGGGTTTCGAACGTGACGAACGTGCCCCCCAGGGCGGCGACGGCGCCCCAGATCTTGAGGCGGCCGGCGAGGTCCGCCATGGTGTCGAGCGGCAGGGTGCCGGTGACGATCGTGGACAGCGAGCCGACGAGCGACCCGCCGAGCACGATGCCGCCGCTGACGAAGAAGGACAGGACCAGCTCGCGGATGTAGTCGCTCACCGGCGCTCACCGGAAGATCCATATGCGGAAGCGAGGCGCGTCATGGCGCATCCGTTCCAGCGCGAGCAGGACCCACGCAAGGCGGCGCTGCCGCAGCCGTTCGGCGCGACGTTCGAGCAGGCGCAGGCGTACTGCAACTTCGTGGTCCTTCAGCCCGACCGGTTCCCCGGGGCCACGCGGCTGATCGGGCCGAGCGTCCGCCCCGCGGGGGACCGTTTCCCCACGCTGCGCTTCGTGTTGGGCGGTCCCGGACTCCGCGTGCGCGTCAAGGAATTCCTGATGGACTGGAACCCGACGGAATCGGCGCCCAATCTGGCCGTCAAGGAGCGGGCCTTCGTCTCCCATGGAACGGTCGGTTGGATCGGGCGGGACATGCAGGGCCGGCGCGCGGCCGTGCACGCGCGGTGGCGCACCGTCGTCGACGTGGCCGTCCTGCAGGGAGAAATTGGCGACGAGGAGGTCGTCGAGTTCTTCCACGGCCTGAAGCCGGCCCGCCCCGAGGCCCCGGCCGTGTTCCATACCGTTCCATACTCGGAACTCGGCTGGTTCCTGAGCCGCGGACTCGCGCCGTGCGCGGATCCGCGCCGCGCGCGCCCGTGCCGCTGGATGGCCCTGGACGAAGCCAGAGCGGCGTTCGGTCGGCCGTTGCCGTTGCCGGAGCCGTTGCCCGCCGGCTACCGGGTGGACTCGGTGGGGGTGGTCGCGGGAGAGCCGGCAGGCTCCCCGGAACGGCCCGGTGTGGAGGTTCTGCTGCGGCACGTGGGAAACGGCACGGATGTGCTGTGGTGCCGGGCCTGGCCACGCCGGGACGGAGCGTCCACGGCCCCGCCGGCGGACAGGCCGGAGGGCTCTCGCCCTGCCGGGGCTGCGGAGGAGTGGCTTGAGCTGGAGGGTCGCCGCGTCCGGCTGGCGGAGGAGTCGCCCGAATACGGCGGGCGTCGCGCGACGTGGCAGGACGAGGAGTACGTGTTCGAGCTCCGCGCGCGCGCCGGGATCACCCTGCCGCGGACGGCCTTTCTGCGCGGGGTGCGTTCGGTGCTCCGGCGCGGATGAGGCCCATGGCGGTCAACCCAGGACTTTTCCGGGCCCGTCCCGTATCCTGAAAGCATGCGGCCGTTTGTCCACCTGCACCTTCACTCGGAATACAGCCTGCTCGACGGCGCCATCCGCCCGCGGGAACTGGCCGCGCGCGTGCGGGAGCTCGGCCAGCCGGCCGTCGCCCTCTCGGACCACGGCGTCCTCTACGGCGTCGTCGAGTTCTACAAGGCCTGCAAGGAAGCCGGCGTGAAGCCGATCATCGGCCTCGAGGCCTACCTGACGCCCGGGGACCACCGCGACCGCGACCGCCGCCCGGGCGAGCTGTATCACCTGCTGCTTCTCGCGGAAAACGAGGAAGGCTACCGCAACCTCATGCGGCTCTCGTCCGCGTCGTTCGTGGACGGCTTCTACTACAAGCCGCGCATTGACAAGGCGCTCCTCGCGAAGCACCGCGAGGGCCTCATCGCCACCACGGCGTGCCTCGGCGGCGAGGTGCCCTCGCTCCTCCTGGCGAACCGCGTCGACGACGCGCGCCGGGCCCTGGAGGAGTATCTCGAGATCTTCGGCCGCGACCGCCTCTACGTGGAGCTGCAGAACCAGGGCCTGCCAGAGCAGCGCCGCGTCAACCCCCTCTTGCGGCAACTCGCGCGGGACTACGGCCTGAAGGTCGTCGCCTGCAACGACGCGCACTACCTGCGCAGGGAAGACGCGCTCGCGCACGACGTGCTCCTCTGCATCCAAACGGGCAAGAACCTCGACGACCCCGACCGCCTGCGCTTCCCGAACCAGGAGTTCTACGTCAAGTCGGGCGACGAGATGGCGGAGATGTTTGCGGACTGCCCCGAGGCGCTGGACGCCACGCTGGAGATCGCGGAGCGC comes from the Clostridia bacterium genome and includes:
- a CDS encoding YtrH family sporulation protein; protein product: MSDYIRELVLSFFVSGGIVLGGSLVGSLSTIVTGTLPLDTMADLAGRLKIWGAVAALGGTFVTFETLDIGLFQGQLGPLVRQGLYVLCAFLGADLAYLLVMAMVGPRN